A stretch of DNA from Cryptococcus neoformans var. neoformans JEC21 chromosome 13 sequence:
AGGTGACAAcgcttgaagatgacgtGAGCGCTTTATCATTTCTCCTcatgccaccaccaccaactGACCGACAAAAATGTAGCAATTCCACTTCCTGGACCGAGTCTTTCATGAACCTGTTCAAATGGTTGAAAAGATTGGTGGTATAAAGACAGTCAATGAGCCCGCCTTTGTTATCCTTGCCCCTACCCGCGAACAGCTTCAAGAGAGCTTGGAACTTGCCCAAGGCGGTATCCTCCAGACTCCTGCTATCATTCGCATGTGCGAAACTCACCTTTCTTCGTCTCTTCCTGTAAGACCTTTGTCCCCTTCGCCTTGTCCATCCGCGAGCTTATTGCTGACGAAAATGACACAGGAGTTGCTCGACGCCGGTGAGACATTCAAAGCCCAAATTCGGCTCATTGCCGGAGAGATTGCCAACGTTGCTGTCGATGGACAAGTGTTTAGTGctgaaaatgatgatggcacGCGAGTTAGTTTCTTGACGGAGTATAATGGTTCCATGACCGATCCTCGTTTCGATGATTATTTTGcaatgaaggagggagaggcgGAAAAGTATGCCGGTGAGTCTAGGATTATTTCTTGATAACTTGAATCTCTGTCTTGTGTGTGCTAATTCATGATACAGAGCTTTACGCACAGTATCGCGAAGAGAATTTCCACCCTGTCGACCTTGGGGAAGAACCTGCCGTGTCCACCCACTCACTCGACGACCCCAACCAACCCGACTGGCTTCAATCTCACTTTGATAAGAATCCTAGCATTTACTCTGCGCCTGCTGAAAAGATTGATCATAACGAGATTTTGGAGGTTGTCAACTTGCCCAGCTATAACGTCAGGTTCTACTTTCATAGTCCTGTCGAGGGTTCTTGTACGATTGAAGGGTGGCAGAATTGGACTATGAGGATGCAggtggatgaagacgaagcTGCCGAGTAAGTTTTACGTATCCATTTTCTATCGACGGAAAATTGAAGTTGAGCTGATACTTTTGACATAGCACTGAAATCTTTGGCGACGACGTGATGACTTTCAACTGCCCTGTCTACTGGCAAGCCGATTTGCCCTTCAAGTTGGATCTAAGCGGCACTGTACTCGACATTGAGACTGATGGGGATGGGCCTTATTTCACGTTGGCAAGCCAGGAaactgctgctgaggaTTGCCAGCCGCAGAATGTTATCTGGAGCGCCGAGTTGCCATAGATGGATAATGATATATGCTTGTGTTGTTGGAAAGTTTCTTGAACATGAATGCCAGTCTGAATGACTGACAGTTCCTTGTTCGAACCAAGAATCGTTCCAGCACAAAGATACTCCTAGACAATCATTGTTGAAATCTAAGCATAAAGTGACTGAAAATAGCGAGTTATCCTGGTTACGCGTCGACGTGGAAGCCAATCGCAGCGCGACTACTCTACGCCGCTGAGTCAtcccatctctttccctgttccattttctttctttcatcttttccAAAAAACACCATGAAGTTCTCTTCAAAGCTCTCCCTCGCCCTCGTGGCCGCCCTCCCCAACCTCGCCTCCGTCTTGGCCAGCGACGTCCTCGATTTGACCGAGTCTACCTTCCAGAAGGAGATTGCCGGTGAAGACTTGGCTTTGGTTGAGTGAGTTTTCGTCTGTATGCTGTGATGTTGGGCGGCAAAGGTGTTGGAGGGTATGAAAGAGTGTGGAAATGGTCAAAATTGATG
This window harbors:
- a CDS encoding expressed protein; translated protein: MSASILALGGGAVARPNAFRRLTTTTTSRLSRGFAGTASTSSLSSIPSMFNASKSGSQLGEVGKLAELAEMIGSLKTGQEELIIAMKNLSTEIEAQKKEMREKRVYVLDTAKEEGEFGMVDNAGAAKVTTLEDDQFHFLDRVFHEPVQMVEKIGGIKTVNEPAFVILAPTREQLQESLELAQGGILQTPAIIRMCETHLSSSLPELLDAGETFKAQIRLIAGEIANVAVDGQVFSAENDDGTRVSFLTEYNGSMTDPRFDDYFAMKEGEAEKYAELYAQYREENFHPVDLGEEPAVSTHSLDDPNQPDWLQSHFDKNPSIYSAPAEKIDHNEILEVVNLPSYNVRFYFHSPVEGSCTIEGWQNWTMRMQVDEDEAADTEIFGDDVMTFNCPVYWQADLPFKLDLSGTVLDIETDGDGPYFTLASQETAAEDCQPQNVIWSAELP